The following are encoded in a window of Nakamurella sp. A5-74 genomic DNA:
- a CDS encoding VWA domain-containing protein, translating to MSRVPASRRRPEAVVGTRRLLGALGTALTAAALVVAGPIPAGPVLADTGTQTPTPTTAPGAPSALPGAFTGRAPLMVILDASGSMKLEDAEGERIDQARRQLSGILSDLPDDATVGLLAYGTGTGPNVSERERGCRDVTELAPPAQFDQDALEAAAEEVIPSGYSPIGRAIGQAAAALPTDAPASILLVSDGFDLCTDPDPCASARDAIAANPALTVSVIGIQPDAAADTLFGCITSATGGTYLPLRYPDPTSTSTVDTAQASSSSASVSVARERLEAVLAAGYRREAEGLRPSGTPVVGTVTAQDAPVLVPGDYLDPGFTRGSYYADGAQKNGTVRYYALPQGEGMTPWASATAIGDLRSDEYRQLGLRLSLVNNDDDPCLPLVEATESGGEREPRPMVTAQVGGIVPGADGWSESCAVTEPLYLRVERLGEYRFGTATPVQLTIRSEPPLHATGRALSTSTELPPPTATTPSAISGGTNFATAPLLASGTTVADTIVGGETRFFAVRLGFGQRLAYRVTPIGQGTPVDRAASVAVQIRNPLATPVHTVTGGEGGPFVQRDEDSFLSGSTDVPVAAANRTSDDPEIVRYALPGTYFVLLSMAPAQDGPDATVPYTLTVQAIDATGTGGAAGYDPPATPTAGSSAATSAVPIAAGKSSGATGTPAWTWALGGLGVLTLGVAAAMLISRRRSSGSRRPAPGS from the coding sequence GTGTCCCGCGTTCCCGCATCCCGTCGCCGGCCCGAGGCCGTTGTCGGTACTCGCCGCCTGCTGGGTGCCCTCGGCACCGCGCTGACCGCCGCCGCGCTGGTCGTCGCGGGGCCGATCCCCGCAGGCCCGGTCCTGGCGGACACGGGCACACAAACACCCACACCCACAACCGCACCGGGCGCACCCAGCGCCCTCCCAGGCGCCTTCACCGGCCGCGCCCCACTGATGGTGATCCTGGACGCATCCGGCTCGATGAAGCTGGAGGACGCGGAGGGTGAGCGGATCGATCAGGCCAGGCGTCAGCTGTCCGGCATCCTGTCGGATCTGCCGGACGACGCGACAGTCGGCCTGCTGGCCTACGGGACCGGCACCGGGCCGAACGTCAGCGAACGGGAACGCGGCTGCCGGGACGTCACGGAGCTCGCCCCGCCCGCGCAGTTCGACCAGGATGCTCTGGAAGCAGCAGCCGAGGAGGTGATCCCGTCGGGGTACTCACCGATCGGCCGGGCCATCGGCCAGGCGGCTGCCGCCCTGCCCACCGATGCGCCCGCCTCGATCCTGCTGGTCAGCGACGGATTCGACCTGTGCACCGATCCCGATCCGTGCGCGAGCGCGCGGGATGCCATCGCCGCGAACCCGGCACTCACCGTCAGCGTCATCGGGATCCAGCCGGATGCCGCCGCCGACACCCTGTTCGGCTGCATCACGTCCGCCACCGGCGGCACCTACCTCCCGTTGCGCTATCCCGATCCCACCTCCACCAGCACCGTCGACACGGCGCAGGCCTCGTCCTCGAGTGCCTCGGTGTCGGTCGCGCGGGAACGCCTCGAAGCCGTGCTGGCCGCCGGGTACCGACGCGAAGCCGAGGGTTTGCGTCCCTCGGGAACTCCGGTTGTCGGCACGGTGACCGCGCAGGACGCACCGGTGCTGGTGCCCGGTGACTACCTCGATCCGGGATTCACCCGGGGCAGCTACTACGCAGACGGCGCCCAGAAGAACGGCACCGTGCGTTACTACGCGCTGCCGCAGGGCGAGGGAATGACGCCCTGGGCCTCGGCCACCGCGATCGGCGATCTGCGCTCGGACGAGTACCGCCAACTCGGTCTCCGGCTGAGCCTGGTCAACAACGACGACGACCCCTGCCTGCCACTCGTCGAGGCGACCGAGAGCGGCGGGGAGCGCGAGCCGCGGCCGATGGTCACCGCGCAGGTCGGCGGCATCGTCCCCGGTGCGGACGGTTGGTCGGAGTCGTGCGCAGTGACCGAGCCGCTGTACCTGCGGGTCGAGCGACTCGGCGAGTACCGCTTCGGGACGGCCACCCCGGTGCAGCTGACGATCCGCAGCGAGCCTCCGCTGCACGCGACCGGGAGGGCGCTGAGCACCTCGACGGAATTGCCGCCGCCGACCGCGACCACCCCGTCGGCGATCTCCGGTGGGACCAACTTCGCCACTGCTCCGCTGCTCGCGTCGGGTACGACCGTCGCCGACACCATCGTGGGCGGCGAGACCAGGTTCTTCGCGGTCCGACTCGGTTTCGGGCAACGCCTCGCCTATCGGGTGACGCCGATCGGACAGGGCACGCCGGTCGACCGGGCCGCTTCGGTGGCCGTCCAGATCCGCAATCCGCTGGCCACCCCGGTCCACACCGTGACCGGCGGGGAGGGTGGGCCGTTCGTCCAACGGGACGAGGACTCGTTCCTGTCCGGGTCGACGGACGTGCCGGTCGCCGCTGCCAACCGCACCTCGGACGACCCGGAGATCGTCCGCTATGCGTTGCCGGGCACCTATTTCGTCTTGCTCAGCATGGCGCCCGCGCAGGACGGACCGGACGCGACCGTGCCGTACACCCTGACGGTGCAGGCCATCGACGCCACCGGCACCGGCGGGGCGGCCGGCTACGACCCGCCCGCCACACCGACAGCAGGCTCCTCCGCTGCGACGTCCGCGGTCCCGATCGCCGCCGGGAAATCCTCCGGAGCGACCGGGACACCAGCCTGGACCTGGGCCCTGGGCGGGCTCGGGGTCCTGACGCTCGGGGTGGCAGCAGCAATGTTGATCAGCCGGCGGCGATCCAGCGGTAGCCGCCGTCCCGCACCCGGCAGCTGA
- a CDS encoding glycoside hydrolase family 15 protein, which translates to MPENAASAAMTFPQISDYAFLSDCEVNCLIAPDGSVEWMCIPRPDSPSIFTAMLDRGAGSFGIGPVGVTVPNARRYIPGTLVLETTWQTPTGWLVVRDALVVAPWHDVDQRSGSHRRAPTDNDALHCLVRVVECTYGSVDVSADCEPVFGYGTIPPEWTYRDGGYHDLRATAQRPSGEMGPHPQEPTLRINSSLRFGVEGRSAIARTRMTAGEKHFVAFSFSEQETPRSIAEAEGRVEHTVEFWREWLTQGTFPDHPWRQYLETSALALKGLTYAPTGALIAAATTSLPETPGGQRNWDYRYSWIRDSTFALWGLYTLGFDREADDFFYFIHDVTRDSPDSLQIMYGIGGEKRLTEKILDHLEGYEGAQPVRIGNGAYGQAQHDVWGALLDSIYLHSRSRRRTPEELWPIIVAQVESAAANWQEPDAGMWEVRGELQHFVSSKVMCWVALDRGVRLATARGDSRIAEKWQGIADEIHADVLANGMDSRGVFVQRYGSDALDASVLLMPLVRFLPADDERIRNTVLAIADELTEDGMVLRYRTQQTDDGLDGEEGAFTICSFWLVSALVEIGEVELAERLCGRLLTHASPLGLYGEEIEPHTGRHLGNFPQAFTHLALINAVTHVIGAGREDGDGSHFSPANQRV; encoded by the coding sequence ATGCCCGAGAACGCTGCCTCCGCCGCGATGACCTTCCCGCAGATCTCGGACTACGCATTCCTGTCCGACTGTGAGGTGAACTGTCTGATCGCGCCCGACGGCTCCGTCGAGTGGATGTGCATCCCCCGGCCGGACTCCCCCAGCATCTTCACCGCGATGCTGGACCGCGGCGCCGGCTCCTTCGGGATCGGTCCGGTCGGCGTCACCGTGCCCAACGCGCGGCGCTACATCCCCGGCACCCTCGTGCTGGAGACGACCTGGCAGACACCGACCGGCTGGTTGGTGGTCCGCGATGCGCTGGTCGTCGCGCCCTGGCACGACGTGGACCAGCGGTCGGGCAGCCACCGACGCGCCCCCACCGACAACGACGCGCTGCACTGCCTGGTACGCGTCGTGGAGTGCACCTACGGCTCGGTCGACGTCTCCGCGGACTGCGAGCCCGTTTTCGGCTACGGCACCATCCCGCCCGAGTGGACCTATCGCGACGGCGGCTACCACGACCTGCGGGCGACGGCCCAGCGGCCGTCGGGTGAGATGGGACCGCACCCGCAGGAGCCGACCCTGCGGATCAACTCCTCCCTGCGGTTCGGGGTCGAAGGGCGCTCCGCCATTGCCAGGACCAGGATGACGGCCGGCGAGAAGCACTTCGTGGCGTTCTCCTTCTCGGAGCAGGAAACCCCGCGCTCGATCGCGGAGGCCGAGGGTCGGGTGGAGCACACTGTCGAGTTCTGGCGCGAGTGGCTGACCCAGGGCACCTTCCCGGACCATCCGTGGCGCCAATACTTGGAGACGTCGGCATTGGCGCTCAAGGGGTTGACCTACGCACCGACCGGTGCCCTGATCGCCGCGGCCACCACGTCGCTACCGGAAACCCCTGGTGGACAACGGAACTGGGACTACCGATACTCCTGGATCAGGGACTCCACCTTCGCCCTGTGGGGTCTGTACACACTGGGGTTCGACCGCGAGGCGGATGACTTCTTCTACTTCATCCACGACGTGACACGCGACAGTCCCGACTCCCTGCAGATCATGTACGGCATCGGCGGCGAGAAACGGCTGACCGAGAAGATCCTGGACCATCTGGAGGGATACGAGGGGGCACAACCGGTCCGGATCGGCAACGGAGCCTACGGCCAGGCCCAGCACGATGTCTGGGGCGCGCTGCTCGACTCGATCTACCTGCACAGCCGCTCCCGTCGCCGGACCCCGGAAGAGCTGTGGCCGATCATCGTGGCGCAGGTCGAGTCGGCGGCGGCGAACTGGCAGGAGCCGGATGCCGGGATGTGGGAGGTGCGCGGCGAATTGCAGCACTTCGTCTCGTCAAAGGTGATGTGCTGGGTCGCGCTGGACCGCGGCGTCCGGCTTGCCACCGCCCGCGGGGACTCGAGGATCGCCGAGAAGTGGCAGGGCATCGCGGACGAGATCCACGCGGACGTGCTGGCCAACGGCATGGACTCCCGCGGGGTCTTCGTGCAGCGCTACGGCTCCGACGCGCTGGACGCCTCCGTACTGTTGATGCCGCTGGTGCGCTTCCTGCCTGCCGACGACGAGCGCATCCGCAACACCGTGCTGGCGATCGCCGACGAGCTGACCGAGGACGGCATGGTGCTGCGATACCGCACGCAGCAGACCGACGACGGCCTCGACGGCGAGGAGGGCGCGTTCACCATCTGCTCGTTCTGGTTGGTCTCGGCGCTGGTCGAGATCGGCGAGGTCGAGCTCGCGGAGCGGTTGTGCGGTCGGCTGCTGACGCACGCCTCTCCGCTCGGCCTGTACGGCGAGGAGATCGAGCCGCACACCGGCCGGCACCTCGGCAACTTCCCCCAGGCCTTCACCCACCTGGCCCTGATCAATGCCGTCACCCACGTCATCGGTGCCGGTCGTGAGGACGGCGACGGTTCCCACTTCAGCCCGGCCAACCAGCGGGTCTGA
- a CDS encoding DoxX family protein: MALVRAIARPLLASTLVFGGFDAFRNPASKTPAAEKLIGDLPAKLPVVSSTQQLVQLDGAVKVIAGTMLALGKFPRVAALALIASLVPTTLAGHRPWETEDPAAKKAHTLHLLKNASMTGGLLLAAVDTAGKPSVGWRARRAVRHAGETISDTAAQVTS, from the coding sequence ATGGCCCTGGTACGCGCGATCGCTCGCCCCCTGCTCGCTTCCACGCTGGTTTTCGGCGGCTTCGATGCCTTCCGCAATCCGGCGTCCAAGACGCCCGCGGCGGAGAAGCTCATCGGCGACCTCCCGGCGAAGCTACCGGTGGTATCGAGCACCCAGCAGCTCGTCCAGCTGGACGGTGCGGTCAAGGTGATCGCCGGCACGATGCTCGCCCTCGGCAAGTTCCCGCGGGTGGCCGCGCTGGCCCTGATCGCCAGCCTGGTGCCGACGACGCTGGCCGGACACCGCCCGTGGGAGACCGAGGACCCCGCGGCGAAGAAGGCGCACACCCTGCACCTGTTGAAGAACGCGTCGATGACCGGCGGTCTGCTGCTGGCTGCGGTGGACACTGCCGGCAAGCCGTCTGTCGGTTGGCGCGCCCGGCGGGCCGTGCGGCACGCCGGCGAGACCATCAGCGACACGGCGGCCCAGGTCACCAGCTGA
- the mshB gene encoding N-acetyl-1-D-myo-inositol-2-amino-2-deoxy-alpha-D-glucopyranoside deacetylase, with product MTDRRLMLVHAHPDDETSSTAATMADAMATGGQVTLVTCTLGERGSVVLPELLHLHHEQDDGLGPHRLGELAAAMGALGVTDFVRLGGDGRWSDSGMVDTDEGLATVGDDVPENAFWNADLLEAATELVALIRDRRPQVLITYDEKGGYGHPDHVQAHRVAMYATALAGALTFRPDLGAAWTIQRVLWTAIPASAMRMMIAGARAAGEEFFAGFDLESDAIPPMCVADEYIAVKVDGSAYRRQRFAALRAHRTQIPADSFFFWGEHEESGVAVFAAESFTLAAGSAPPPGATDVFAGLLPEG from the coding sequence ATGACCGATCGGCGATTGATGCTCGTGCATGCCCACCCGGACGACGAGACCTCCAGCACGGCCGCGACGATGGCCGATGCGATGGCCACCGGGGGCCAGGTCACGCTGGTGACCTGCACCCTGGGTGAGCGCGGCTCGGTGGTGCTGCCCGAGTTGCTGCACCTGCACCACGAGCAGGACGACGGATTGGGCCCCCACCGGCTCGGTGAGCTGGCGGCCGCGATGGGCGCCCTCGGGGTGACCGACTTCGTCCGGCTGGGTGGCGACGGCCGATGGAGCGATTCCGGCATGGTCGACACCGACGAGGGTCTGGCCACGGTCGGCGACGACGTCCCCGAGAACGCCTTCTGGAACGCCGATCTGCTCGAGGCCGCCACCGAGCTGGTCGCGCTCATCCGCGACCGCCGCCCGCAGGTACTGATCACCTACGACGAGAAGGGCGGTTACGGCCATCCCGACCACGTCCAGGCGCACCGGGTCGCGATGTACGCGACCGCACTGGCCGGCGCGCTGACATTCCGGCCGGATCTCGGTGCTGCCTGGACGATCCAGCGAGTGCTGTGGACGGCGATCCCCGCCAGCGCGATGCGGATGATGATCGCGGGCGCTCGCGCGGCCGGCGAGGAGTTCTTCGCGGGCTTCGACCTGGAATCGGACGCGATCCCGCCGATGTGCGTGGCGGACGAGTACATCGCGGTCAAGGTGGACGGCAGTGCGTACCGCAGGCAGCGGTTCGCGGCACTGCGCGCCCACCGCACCCAGATCCCTGCCGACAGCTTCTTCTTCTGGGGGGAGCACGAGGAGAGCGGGGTGGCAGTCTTCGCGGCCGAATCGTTCACCCTCGCAGCCGGATCCGCCCCGCCGCCGGGCGCCACCGACGTCTTCGCTGGTCTGCTTCCCGAGGGCTGA
- a CDS encoding glycosyltransferase family 2 protein yields the protein MTAPPAILVAVPAHDEQSSVVTCVRAVLAAVRVALDAGQIRSATIGVAAHRCTDRTAARASAVLEFSTLPDHVTGVVARDEIPSRVGAVRARLIDRLAALPGPSTDWVLSTDADSIVPENWVTDLMRIGASRGADALAGPVELVGWHGSQEALQRYRAIVAAGMTSDGHRHVYAANLAVRMAAYRAVGGFRAVEHGEEHALLNDLRAASFRVVPVLRPVVQTSSRLRGRAPGGLADLLRSLHEDQRLGASSGTAS from the coding sequence GTGACCGCGCCACCCGCGATCCTGGTGGCCGTGCCGGCGCACGACGAGCAGAGCAGCGTCGTGACGTGTGTTCGCGCGGTGCTCGCCGCTGTCCGGGTCGCACTCGACGCGGGGCAGATCCGCTCCGCGACCATCGGCGTGGCGGCACATCGGTGCACGGACCGGACCGCGGCGCGGGCGTCCGCCGTGCTGGAGTTCTCGACGCTGCCGGACCACGTCACCGGGGTGGTCGCCCGAGACGAGATCCCGTCCAGGGTGGGCGCTGTCCGCGCCCGGTTGATCGACCGCCTCGCAGCACTACCCGGCCCGTCGACGGACTGGGTGCTGAGCACCGACGCCGACTCGATCGTCCCGGAGAACTGGGTGACCGACCTGATGCGGATCGGCGCGAGTCGCGGAGCCGATGCGCTCGCCGGACCCGTCGAGCTGGTCGGCTGGCACGGCAGCCAGGAGGCCTTGCAGCGCTACCGGGCGATCGTCGCCGCCGGCATGACGAGTGACGGTCATCGCCACGTCTATGCGGCCAACCTCGCCGTCCGGATGGCCGCCTACCGCGCGGTCGGCGGATTCCGCGCGGTCGAGCACGGCGAGGAACACGCACTGCTGAACGATCTGCGTGCCGCATCGTTCCGGGTGGTTCCGGTGCTGCGGCCCGTTGTCCAGACCTCGTCCCGGCTGCGCGGCCGGGCTCCGGGCGGACTGGCCGACCTGCTCCGTTCGTTGCATGAGGACCAACGGCTGGGAGCGTCCAGCGGCACGGCATCCTGA